A genomic window from Salvia miltiorrhiza cultivar Shanhuang (shh) chromosome 5, IMPLAD_Smil_shh, whole genome shotgun sequence includes:
- the LOC131024480 gene encoding uncharacterized protein LOC131024480: MCVDSDISKLQTFFSMSKQYEKKQGMERSRREKEKAMTNIFSRNLKRIYPIGLQRTCSALSLSSLSLSLSQNSTDSSLTDSSTPIDHKISSALRLIAPAQRRLPKIVQQPALPIEEAPRRCNWITTNSDKVYVQFHDECWGVPVYDDNQLFELLAMCGMLMDFNWTEILKRRELLREAFGGFDANIVCKMGEKEIIEIASNKELSLAECRVRCIVDNARCITGVVRECGSLSSYMWEYVSYKPMMNRFKYPKSVPLRSPKAEMISKDLVRRGFRLVGPVIVYSFMQAAGMTIDHLVDCFRHGECVSLAERPWRHV, from the exons ATGTGTGTTGATTCAGACATATCAAAGTTGCAAACATTTTTTAGTATGTCTAAGCAGTATGAGAAGAAACAAGGCATGGAGAGGAGCAggagggagaaggagaaggcgaTGACTAACATATTTTCGAGGAATTTGAAGAGAATATACCCCATCGGCCTGCAAAGGACTTGCTCCGCGCTTTCCCTATCTTCGCTATCTCTGTCTTTGTCTCAGAACTCAACTGATTCCTCCTTGACAGACTCCTCCACCCCTATTGATCACAAAATATCATCAGCCCTTCGTCTCATCGCCCCTGCTCAACGCCGCCTGCCAAAAATAGTGCAGCAGCCTGCTCTTCCCATTGAGGAAGCTCCAAGGAGATGCAACTGGATTACTACAAACAGTG ACAAAGTGTATGTACAGTTCCACGACGAATGTTGGGGAGTTCCAGTTTATGATGACAA TCAGTTGTTTGAGCTTCTTGCAATGTGTGGAATGCTTATGGATTTCAACTGGACCGAAATCCTTAAAAGGAGAGAACTTCTGAG AGAAGCTTTTGGTGGCTTTGATGCTAACATTGTGTGCAAAATGGGAGAAAAGGAGATTATTGAGATAGCCTCCAACAAAGAGCTAAGCTTAGCAGAATGCAGAGTTAGGTGCATCGTGGACAACGCAAGATGCATAACCGGG GTTGTGAGAGAATGTGGTTCTTTGAGCAGCTACATGTGGGAATATGTGAGCTACAAACCAATGATGAACAGATTCAAGTACCCAAAGAGTGTCCCATTGAGGAGCCCCAAGGCGGAGATGATCAGCAAGGACTTGGTGAGACGAGGGTTCCGCCTCGTGGGGCCCGTTATCGTCTACTCGTTCATGCAGGCCGCCGGAATGACCATCGATCATCTCGTTGATTGCTTCAGGCATGGGGAGTGTGTGAGCCTTGCAGAGAGGCCATGGAGGCATGTCTga